The DNA sequence CCGAGTAATAGGCCAGTTCCACTTGTAGTCCTTACCGGGGCGGGCTATCTTCGTCTGCGGGCGTGGTAACAGTCGCTTTTCCATCGCGGGTGTTACCTGTCGAGGTTAATCGAGGGTAGTACGGGACGGAGGGCTTCCGGTGACGGAAACGGCTAGCGGTACGGGATTCGGAACCGACTGGCGCGCCTGGCAGGAGAGCTGGGACCGGCAGCAGGAGTGGTACATGCCGGACCGCGAGGAGCGGTTCCGCGTCATGCTCGACATGGTCGAGGCCCTGGTCGGCCCGGAGCCCCGCGTCCTGGACCTCGCGTGCGGCACGGGCACCATCACGGCCCGGCTCCTGGCGCGGTTCCCCAAGGCCACCAGCGTCGGCGTCGACCTCGACCCGGCCCTGCTCGCCATCGCCGAGGGCACCTTCGCGGACGACGACCGGGTCACGTTCGTGACCGCGGACCTGAAGGACCCGGCCTGGGCGTCGCAGCTCCCGCACGACTCCTACGACGCGGTGCTCACGGCCACTGCCCTGCACTGGCTCTTCAGCGAACCGCTGGCCGCGCTCTACCACCGGCTCGGCGGCCTCGTCCGCGACGGCGGCGTCTTCCTCAACGCCGACCACATGCCCGACCCGACGACGCCGCGCCTCAACGCCGCCGACCGCGAGCAGCGGCACGCCCGCCAGGCCGCGGCCCGGGCCGCGGGCGTCCTGGACTGGGCGGACTGGTGGGCGCTCGCCGCGCAGGACCCGGTGCTCGCCGGGCCCACGGCCAAGCGCTTCGAGATCTACGGCGAGCACGCGGACGGCGACACCCCGCCCGCCGAGTGGCACGCCCGCACCCTGCGCGAGGCGGGCTTCGCGGAGGCCCGCACGGTGTGGTCGTCGCCGTCGGACGCGATGGTCCTGGGGCTGAAGTAGGGACTTCCCCGCGCACGGCAGCAAGGGGCGGCCCGGATCCTGGAGGATCCGGACCGCCCCTTCCGCGACTCCGCGGGCCCGTGCGGCACCCCGCGAGTGTTACAGGACCTTCGACAGGAACGACTTCGTCCGGTCGTGCTGCGGGTTCGTCAGGACGTCCCTCGGGTTCCCGGACTCGACCACCACGCCGCCGTCCATGAAGACGAGGCTGTCGCCGACCTCGCGCGCGAAGCCCATCTCGTGCGTGACGACGATCATCGTCATGCCGGACTCGGCGAGGTCGCGCATCACGTCGAGCACGTCACCGACGAGCTCCGGGTCGAGCGCCGACGTCGGCTCGTCGAACAGCATCAGCTTCGGGTCCATCGCCAGGGCGCGCGCGATGGCCACGCGCTGCTGCTGGCCGCCGGAGAGCTGCGAGGGGTAGTTCTTCGCCTTGTCGGCGAGCCCGACCCGCTCCAGGAGCTGCCCCGCGCGCTCCCGCGCCGCCGCCCTGGGCTGGCCCTTGACCTGGACCGGCGCCTCCATGACGTTCTCCAGGGCCGTCATGTGCGGGAAGAGGTTGAAGCGCTGGAAGACCATGCCGATGTCCCGGCGCTTCATGGCGACTTCGCTGTCCTTGAGCTCGTACAGCTTGTCGCCCTTCTGCCGGTAGCCGACCAGCTCCCCGTCGACGTAGAGACGACCGGCGTTGATCTTCTCCAGGTGGTTGATGCAGCGCAGGAACGTCGACTTGCCGGAGCCGGAGGGGCCGATGAGGCAGAACACCTCGCCGGACTTGACCTCCAGGTCGATGCCCTTGAGGACTTCTACGTGGCCGAACGACTTGTGGACGTTCTCGGCCTTCACCATGGCGGTCATCAGCGCACTCCCGAACGGTTGCCCAGCGACAGCATGTTCGCCTTGATCTTCTGCCAGGGGGTGTCCGGCAGGCTGCGCGAGGAGCCGCGCGCGTAGTACCGCTCCAGGTAGAACTGACCGACGCTGAGGATCGACGTCATGATCAGGTACCAGGTGGCGGCGAGGAGCAGGGCCTCGACGGTGGCGCCCGATGAGGTGCCGATGTCCTGGGCGTACTTGAGGAGCTCGTAGTACTGGACGGCCGCCACCAGGGAGGTCGTCTTCAGCATGTTGATGACCTCGTTGCCCGTCGGCGGCACGATCACGCGCATCGCCTGCGGGATGACGATGCGCCGCAGCGTCTTGCCGTGGCTCATGCCGAGCGCCTGCGAGGCCTCCGTCTGGCCCTCGTCGACCGAGAGCAGACCGGCGCGGCAGATCTCCGCCATGTACGCGGCCTCGTTCAGGCCGAGGCCGAGCAGCGCCGTCAGGAACGGCGTCATGAAGTCCGACCACTCGTCCTGGTAGATCGGCCCGAGGTTGATGTACTCGAAGACGAAGCCCAGGTTGAACCAGACGAAGAGCTGGACCAGGACCGGCGTACCGCGGAAGAACCAGATGTAGAACCACGCGATCGACGAGGTCACCGGGTTCTTCGACAGGCGCATCACCGAGAGGACGACACCGCCCACGACACCGATGAGCATCGAGAGGACCGTGAGGATCAGGGTCTCGCGGACACCCTTGAGGATGCGCTCGTCGAAGAAGTTGTCGGGGATGGCGTCCCAGTTGATGTCGCCCTGGGAGAAGGCGTAGATGATCGCGCCGAGTACGCCGAGGGCGAGCACGCCGGCCACGTAGCGGCCGTAGTGCCGCACGGGGACGGCCTTGATGGCTTCCGGGGCCGAGCGTGGCGGCTCGTCCTTGGGGCCGGGCGAGCCCGACTTGGTGATGTCCGTTGTCACGGGTGGTGCCTTTCAGCGACGAGGTGTGACGAGGGGTGCGGCAGGACGCGGGCCTGCCGGGGGCCTTCGGTGGCTTCGGGGCCTTTGAGCTCTCGGGGCCTCGGGGATTTGGGGCCTCGGGCTCTTGGGGCCGCCGTCGGGGTGCCGACGGCCCGCCGCGGGTCCGGCGGTGGCGCGGACCCTCCGGCCGGTGGCCCGGGCCCGCCGACCGGTGGTCGTGGGCCCGGGCGGGGCCTGCCGAAGGGGGGCCGTGGGCCCGAGCGGGAGCTGCCGTGGCGTGGCCGTGGCCGCCGATGGGGCGCGGCGTCCGGTCAGGCGCTCACTTGCCGCCGTTGACCTTGGCTTCCTTGACCGCGCCGGCCTCGACGCCCCACTCCTTGATGATCTTCTCGTACTGGCCGTTCGCGATGATCGCGTCGAGCGCGGCCTTGATCGCGTCGCGCAGCTTGGTGTTCTCCTTGGAGATCGCGATGCCGTACGGGGCCGCTTCCACCTGGTCGCCCACGAGCTGGAAGTCCTTGCCGCCGCCGGAGGTCTTCACCGCGTACGCGGCGACCGGGAAGTCCGACGAGCCCGCGTCCGCGCCGCCCGAGCGCAGCCGGGTCTGGGCCTGCTGGTCGTTGTCGAAGGACTCGATGGAGATCTTCTTGCCGCCCTTGCACTTCTTCGACTCGGCCTTGGCCATGTCGTGCGAGACGGTGCCGCGCTGGACGACGATCTTCTTGCCGCACAGGTCGGACCAGGTCTTGATGCCCTGGTCCTCGCCCTTCTTGGTGTAGATCGAGACGCCCGCGGTGAAGTAGTCGACGAAGTCGACGCCCTTGCCGACCTTCTTGCCGGTCTCCTCGTCGATGCCCTCCTGGCGGTTCTTGGTGTCCGTCATCGCCGACATCGCGATGTCGTACCGCTTGGAGCGCAGACCGCCGAGCAGGGTGTCGAAGGTTCCGTTGTCGAACTCGAACTCCACGCCGAGCTGCTTGCCCATGGCCTCGGCGATGTCGGGGTCGATGCCGACCGTGTCGCCGTTCTTGTCCTTGAACTCGACCGGCGGGTAGGCGATGTCCGAGCCCACCTTGATGACGCCCTTGTTGCGGACGTTCGTGGGGAGCATGTCGGAGAGCGGCGCGTCGACGACCTTCTTGCCGCCGTCGCCCTTCTTGTTGTCCCGCTGGTCGCCGCAGCCGGTCAGGAGCAGCGAGCCGGCGACCGCGATCGCGCCGACAGCGACGATCCGGGACTTCGCGGACTTCGCGGCGGTCGTGCGACAAGTGGTGCCTGCGGTCATAGGGGTCCTCCGGCGGATGGGGAGTAGCCATGGGTCTGACATGGGGTTGTGCACACACCGTCGTGCACACACCTTCGGGTGTCGCGACCTCGTGTGATGGTGCATCTTGCCATTCGGACCGTCCGATTCTGGGGGCCGGAGATGTCAAAATCGGATAACGGGCGATCCGGGGGCCACAACAGGCCGGTACGCCTTGCTCATTGACGGGGTGGGGCGAAGTGGTGGCAACCACGGGATAACCACCCAATCTCGCTATGTGGACCCGCCGAACGGACCTTTGTCTCATATAGGGATAAATCCCCGACCTCCGTCGGCCCGTCCCGGGCCCGAAACCCGCCGTTCACATGGGGCTGCGACAGATATGGCTCGTCGGCGGCAGGAAGCATCCGGTAGAAAAGACGGTTACACCCCTCATCCGGGGCCAGGGCGCGTGTGCGGCGCGCCCGCGCGTCCGTTACGTACCTCCCGTACCGCTCCGCCGACAGGCGGAGGGTCACGGGCCGCAAGGCCCGAGGCCTCAGCACGGACGCGGTTCCCGCCCCACTTCTCCACCAGGAAGTGGTCCACCCTCAACCATGAACACTTAAGGGGTCAGAAACAGTGGCAGCGGAGATCGTCAATCCTCGCAGCGACAGCGGTACGAGTACCGGTCACGAAGGCGCCGAAGAGCCCTTCGATCCGGCCTTCGCCCTGCATCGTGGCGGCAAGATGGCCGTGCAGGCCACCGTCCCGGTACGGGACAAGGACGACCTGTCCCTCGCGTACACGCCCGGCGTGGCGAAAGTGTGCAGCGCCATCGCCGAGCAGCCGGACCTCGTCCACGACTACACCTGGAAGTCGAACGTCGTCGCCGTCGTCACCGACGGCACGGCCGTGCTCGGCCTCGGGGACATCGGGGCGGAGGCC is a window from the Streptomyces spectabilis genome containing:
- a CDS encoding class I SAM-dependent methyltransferase, with the protein product MTETASGTGFGTDWRAWQESWDRQQEWYMPDREERFRVMLDMVEALVGPEPRVLDLACGTGTITARLLARFPKATSVGVDLDPALLAIAEGTFADDDRVTFVTADLKDPAWASQLPHDSYDAVLTATALHWLFSEPLAALYHRLGGLVRDGGVFLNADHMPDPTTPRLNAADREQRHARQAAARAAGVLDWADWWALAAQDPVLAGPTAKRFEIYGEHADGDTPPAEWHARTLREAGFAEARTVWSSPSDAMVLGLK
- a CDS encoding amino acid ABC transporter ATP-binding protein — encoded protein: MTAMVKAENVHKSFGHVEVLKGIDLEVKSGEVFCLIGPSGSGKSTFLRCINHLEKINAGRLYVDGELVGYRQKGDKLYELKDSEVAMKRRDIGMVFQRFNLFPHMTALENVMEAPVQVKGQPRAAARERAGQLLERVGLADKAKNYPSQLSGGQQQRVAIARALAMDPKLMLFDEPTSALDPELVGDVLDVMRDLAESGMTMIVVTHEMGFAREVGDSLVFMDGGVVVESGNPRDVLTNPQHDRTKSFLSKVL
- a CDS encoding amino acid ABC transporter permease, which translates into the protein MTTDITKSGSPGPKDEPPRSAPEAIKAVPVRHYGRYVAGVLALGVLGAIIYAFSQGDINWDAIPDNFFDERILKGVRETLILTVLSMLIGVVGGVVLSVMRLSKNPVTSSIAWFYIWFFRGTPVLVQLFVWFNLGFVFEYINLGPIYQDEWSDFMTPFLTALLGLGLNEAAYMAEICRAGLLSVDEGQTEASQALGMSHGKTLRRIVIPQAMRVIVPPTGNEVINMLKTTSLVAAVQYYELLKYAQDIGTSSGATVEALLLAATWYLIMTSILSVGQFYLERYYARGSSRSLPDTPWQKIKANMLSLGNRSGVR
- a CDS encoding ABC transporter substrate-binding protein — encoded protein: MTAGTTCRTTAAKSAKSRIVAVGAIAVAGSLLLTGCGDQRDNKKGDGGKKVVDAPLSDMLPTNVRNKGVIKVGSDIAYPPVEFKDKNGDTVGIDPDIAEAMGKQLGVEFEFDNGTFDTLLGGLRSKRYDIAMSAMTDTKNRQEGIDEETGKKVGKGVDFVDYFTAGVSIYTKKGEDQGIKTWSDLCGKKIVVQRGTVSHDMAKAESKKCKGGKKISIESFDNDQQAQTRLRSGGADAGSSDFPVAAYAVKTSGGGKDFQLVGDQVEAAPYGIAISKENTKLRDAIKAALDAIIANGQYEKIIKEWGVEAGAVKEAKVNGGK